One region of Flavobacterium pisciphilum genomic DNA includes:
- a CDS encoding TolC family protein: protein MRSFMINTLMAILIIHGVRSSAQTIESNPLPTVWNLEQCIAYSKQQNIQINTLRLTTKSTEQDLLLSKAAKYPNLLGNASQTFTNSKNADLVVGGFQTQSSFAGNYSLGSSMVLYNGGYLNNDIKQKELFIKSAQFNADAAQNDITILITQAYLTILLAKENSVYLNEIVATSKAQLTLGELKYNAGSIAKKDFVLLKAQLATDNYNLVVSQNSERQNILTLKQLLQLPSGYNLNIQKPENLATTLPVVNLDEAQKIALEQRPEVKSSLLGKEAADLELLKSKASFKPTLSASGTLASGYSDNQSTSFGSQLDNNFYQRVGLSLTIPVFNNRIARTSVEKSKIAIDQSKLDLTNTETVLSQKVEQAYINVLNAQSQFAAANEQLEANTENYRIANEQLRLGGINTVDYLLEKNLYVQALQNFIQAKFNAVVSLKIYDFYRGDPIKL, encoded by the coding sequence ATGAGGTCATTTATGATAAATACTTTAATGGCGATTTTGATAATTCATGGTGTACGTAGTTCAGCACAAACAATTGAATCTAATCCATTGCCTACAGTATGGAATCTTGAACAATGTATTGCTTATTCTAAGCAACAGAACATTCAAATTAATACATTACGGTTAACAACTAAATCTACAGAACAAGATTTATTGTTATCCAAAGCAGCTAAGTATCCTAATCTTTTGGGTAATGCATCACAGACTTTTACTAATTCAAAAAATGCAGATTTAGTGGTTGGAGGTTTTCAAACCCAGTCTAGTTTTGCAGGTAATTATTCTTTGGGATCATCTATGGTTTTATACAATGGAGGATATCTGAATAATGACATTAAACAGAAAGAATTATTTATAAAATCGGCACAATTTAATGCTGATGCTGCTCAGAATGATATCACAATACTAATTACGCAGGCCTATTTAACTATTCTTTTGGCTAAAGAAAATAGTGTGTATTTAAATGAAATTGTAGCAACCTCAAAAGCACAACTTACATTAGGCGAGTTAAAATACAATGCAGGTAGTATTGCTAAGAAAGACTTTGTTTTACTAAAAGCACAATTAGCAACAGATAACTATAATTTGGTTGTTTCTCAGAATAGTGAACGTCAAAATATATTAACATTAAAGCAGTTGCTACAACTTCCGTCAGGATATAATTTAAATATTCAGAAACCAGAAAATCTAGCTACTACTTTACCTGTGGTAAACTTAGATGAAGCTCAAAAAATAGCATTAGAGCAAAGACCTGAAGTTAAAAGTAGTTTATTAGGAAAAGAAGCAGCTGATTTGGAGTTATTAAAGTCCAAAGCTAGTTTTAAACCAACGCTTAGCGCTAGTGGTACATTGGCTTCGGGATATTCAGATAATCAGAGTACATCATTTGGATCACAATTAGATAATAATTTTTACCAGCGTGTAGGGCTTTCATTGACTATTCCGGTATTTAATAATCGGATAGCAAGGACGAGCGTCGAAAAATCTAAAATAGCCATAGACCAATCTAAATTAGATCTTACGAATACTGAAACAGTACTTTCTCAAAAAGTAGAACAAGCGTATATAAATGTTCTTAATGCCCAATCACAGTTTGCTGCTGCTAACGAACAGCTTGAAGCGAATACTGAGAATTATCGAATAGCAAATGAACAATTAAGACTGGGTGGAATTAATACCGTAGATTATCTCTTGGAGAAGAATTTATATGTTCAGGCATTGCAGAATTTTATTCAGGCAAAATTTAATGCTGTAGTGAGTTTAAAAATATATGATTTCTATAGAGGAGATCCAATCAAACTATAA
- a CDS encoding LytR/AlgR family response regulator transcription factor, with protein MGFTYRCLIIDDETPAHKALASHIAKYDDLEHSGSAFSGMEALKMLNENIYDIIFLDINMPVISGVELMELQPNRPLTIVTTAYSDFALSAYENDAIDYLLKPISIEKFSKAVNKAKAYFSGKSLKEKNSYQDGVLSYRINGQMATILLKEIIYIESLGNYMKLYSNKLDIPIIIYGSLSSIAKEIDNVNFIQIHRSFIVNKHAIRTLTSKTLTMSNAEVLPIGRKYQILLDNLNLLP; from the coding sequence ATGGGATTTACCTACCGCTGCCTTATAATAGATGATGAGACGCCTGCTCACAAAGCTTTAGCTTCACATATTGCAAAATATGATGATCTAGAACATTCAGGAAGTGCCTTTAGTGGTATGGAGGCCTTAAAAATGCTCAATGAAAACATCTATGATATTATCTTTCTGGATATTAATATGCCAGTTATATCTGGTGTAGAGTTAATGGAATTGCAGCCCAATCGCCCGCTTACTATTGTAACTACAGCCTATTCTGATTTTGCTCTCTCCGCTTATGAAAACGATGCTATCGATTATTTGCTGAAGCCTATCTCTATTGAAAAATTTAGTAAAGCAGTTAATAAAGCAAAAGCCTATTTTTCTGGTAAAAGCTTAAAAGAAAAAAACAGTTATCAAGATGGAGTGCTTTCTTATCGTATAAATGGTCAAATGGCAACTATACTTTTAAAAGAGATCATTTATATAGAAAGTCTAGGCAACTACATGAAACTATATAGCAATAAGTTAGATATCCCCATTATCATATATGGATCGCTTTCTAGTATTGCAAAAGAGATTGATAATGTAAACTTTATACAAATACATCGATCGTTTATAGTAAACAAACATGCAATACGAACGCTAACGTCTAAAACTTTGACGATGAGTAATGCCGAAGTTTTACCTATTGGAAGGAAATATCAAATCTTGCTTGACAATTTAAATTTATTGCCTTAG
- a CDS encoding histidine kinase, giving the protein MNNLYGESLVAPERLPDRILNLSDMLRYQIEATKKDFVLLVEEVEFIKKYIEYYAFRNERLSITQNYEGHFEGIEISPLFFLPLVENAIKFSGETTTPYIILDVSVKCGKLSFSIKNNFLMEGSRLSSTGIGIENLKRRLEVYGLKHELKYVKEGDLFSIKLKIWDLPTAAL; this is encoded by the coding sequence ATGAATAATCTTTATGGAGAATCATTGGTTGCGCCAGAAAGACTTCCGGATAGAATATTGAACCTTTCGGATATGCTTCGCTATCAAATAGAAGCGACAAAAAAAGATTTTGTGTTGCTTGTTGAAGAAGTGGAGTTTATTAAAAAATATATAGAGTATTATGCTTTTCGAAATGAGCGTCTTTCGATTACACAAAATTATGAAGGTCATTTTGAAGGTATTGAAATATCGCCATTGTTCTTTTTGCCATTAGTAGAAAATGCTATTAAATTTTCGGGAGAAACAACTACACCATATATAATTCTTGATGTAAGTGTTAAGTGCGGAAAATTATCATTTTCGATAAAGAATAATTTTTTGATGGAGGGCTCTAGGCTTTCAAGTACTGGTATTGGAATTGAAAACCTTAAAAGACGACTTGAAGTTTATGGATTAAAACATGAACTTAAATATGTGAAAGAGGGAGATTTATTTAGTATAAAATTAAAAATATGGGATTTACCTACCGCTGCCTTATAA